The DNA sequence ttaacttctctgggcttcagtttcctcatttgcaaaataaggattcaacaccagttcttcctccttcttaagactgtgagtcccatgttggacagagactatgtctgaaatgacagcgtggctcagtggaaagagcacgggctttggagtcagggctcatgagttcgaatcccagttctgccacttgttggctgtgtgactgtgggcaagtcacttaacttctctgtgcctcagtcccctcatctgtaaaatggggattaagactgtgagccccacgtgggacaacctgattcccctatgtctaccccagcacttagaacagtgctcagcacatagtaagcgcttaacaaataccaacattattattattattattacttatatccTAGCACTTCATACAGCGCttggtttatagtaagcacttaataaatatgtcaGTGATTATTTAAGACATCACTGGGCAGGCATTATGTCCTCCTGCGAGCCTCCTGATGGGCTCATATCTCAGGTGCTGCAATGTGTGCAAGGTGTTAGGATTTCAGGGGCTTCCCTGATTCTAATGTGAGAGACTTCTCAGGTAAAGACCAGACGTGGCTGTCATTCCAAAAATCAAGAAAGGAATGATTATTGTTAATTAGAATGAGGTGGATAGATGGACGGGGCTTGACCAGACCCACTCTGTTTTGTGGGCCAAGTTTCCTTTAGTTCGATAAGAGTACATCACAACCTCTTTTGCAGTCAGTGGATTGGTGGAGCCACTCTCGACTGGTATTGGTCACAGCGAGTGGAGGGACACAGAAAGGGGGGAAGTGGTGTTTTGCTGAAAGTTACCAtgttagtgcaatcactcatcctgtccccacTGGaagactgcatcagccttctttctgacctcccaacctcctgcctctccctacttcagtccacacttcactctgctggctggaaacggcgtgacttagtggaaagagcacaggcttgggagtcagaggtagtgggttctaatcccagctctgccctgtgtctgctgtgtggccttgggcgagtcacttaacatctccgtgcctcagctacctcatctgtaaaatggggatgaagtctgtgagccccacatggaacaacctgataaccttatatctaccccagtgctcagaacagtgcttggcacatagtaagtgcttaataaataccatcatcatcattattattattatgagtcagaaatgggaatagaatccacgttcttctaattcccaggcccgggctctaaccactaaaccacactgcttctttggaaAGTTTATGTTGCATGAACCTCCCTGCTGCACCGGAATCACTAGCCTATTATCCCGACTCCAGTGGGGCAGTGTTGGGTGGGAATGAACCAGCTAAACTGTTCTGGATCCCCAATCTCTTCAcggagctgacaagcggtggagccggcactagaacatatgacctctgacttccaagcccatgctctttccattaagtcaccctgcttctgtctgtagtgtgacctgggactagtcatttcacttctcggggcctcagttacctcatctgaaaaatgggaattaagagtgtgagcaccatgtgggcagggactgtgtccaacctgattaacctgtataccccagcacttagaacagtgcctggcacaaaataagcacttaacaagtactattattgttatcattgtcatcattaacTTTCCCCTCTGTTCGCTGCTCCTatctcctctccacttctcctgGACCAGAGACTCAACCCCCTGTTTCTCTCCTATTGTCCCATTGTCAAACAATTCCACCATCACTCACTGAGCCCAGAACATAAAGCCCTTCTCACTTTGAATCTTCCCCTCCAGAAACAACCTTAAAACCACACTTGACAGATTAATAACTTTTTCCTACTCACCTGTCTCTGTCGCTTCTGCTGTCTGGGAGCGAAGCTCTAGCAGAACAAGGCTGAGGCAGAATATATCAGCCAATTTCTACATCTCTCCCATACCACAGGGAGTGATAACTCTGTGTGGGGTTGTGGCTGTGTGCACGTACAAATGAATGACTCCTTGAGCAGTAATCCACTATGACACTCTGATTGAGACATCTCTGGAAATACCCAGACCCCCTCACTGCTGTCCACTAATTAGTGACAAGAGGAGCTCAGATCTCTCACCGCAATTACCTGCTAGTAATTGACCATCAGAGATGCCCATGGAGAGACAGGGCAGCATCAGTGTCATATCCTGCAGCCCCAGGAACATCTCAGCTCTCGCccacagcccagctctgccaggaatTAAGCCTGGGTCTCTAGTGTGTGTCTGATGCTCTCACACCCAGTGTCATACAAGGACACAGGTgatctagtcctggctcagcTCCCTCAGCACCGTAGATAACAGACTGCCATAAACCCCATAGCAGGAGTGAGGTCGGAGCCTGTGATATGCATGTAGGAGTCTTCTGCAAAGAGGTGATAGcagcaagtgagaagcagaatgatctAGCGGAGAAAGCATAGGCCTGAGTATCAGAaaaactgaattctaatcccagctccatcacttgtctgctgtgtggcactgggcaagtcacttcacttctatgggcctcatctgtaaaacagggattaaaactgtgagcccaatgtgggacaggggctgtgtccaatctgattagcttacatttaccccgatgcttagtacagtgcctggcataaagtaagcacttaacaaataccataattttttttttaatcaatggaTCGGTCGAATTATACAATCATATGCTGAGTAGAAGTGTGGGAAAACCAGAACAGTGGCTTTGTGGGTCACCCATGGTTTTGGGGTGAGAGTTGTAAGGTGATTCAATGCCTgaaactgaggagtggggagagagataagagaacagtCAGGAGAGAAAACTAAACTAGGGAAGCCAATGGTATCTGTTCATCAGatacttactatgtgatgatCTCTGCTTTAAGCACTTTGGCAGGTGtgatagaacagagttgctacacatgatccctgcccacgtaaTAGTTTAGAGGATGAGACATGTACTGAACTAAATTACCAAAGCAGCAGAGGTAAAAGTGGAAGGATATGTGTAAAAATGCTGAGAAGGGTGAGTATCCTGTTGACTTTGTTGAGGGTCAAAGGAAGATTCAGAAAGAGTCGAGCCAGTTGTGCTAGGCCACCAGGGTAAATCTCCCTTTTCCcacaaagggagaggaagccagattggagggtgtcaaaaAGAGACAATTggaggaaagaaagtggaggcaggGTGTGTaagaactcactcaaggagttttgagaggtGGGGTGACAACTGGACGGAGCCATGGGCAAAGTGctcatttttttcagaaaagggGGTACAcgatcatgtttgaaagcagtgaggaaggagccaGTAGAAGATGAAACGTTTAAAATGATGAAGGAAGGAATAATTGGCAAGTAATTTGATAAGGTGCTGAGGAATGGgtttggaggtgcaggtggaggaggtagattttgaaaggagacaggcaatctcttcttgagatcctaatagagatgggagagtcaaagaaggggcaagaggatggagggactggagaggagcagggaagagtttagagagactgtgtctgatatttGCAATTTTACCTGTTAAAGAGGTGGCTAAGTGATGaggggcaaagactggggggtgaAGGAATAGGGATTTGGGTGAGGGAGTTTTATGGGCACTGGAGTCAGTGAGGATATAGAGATATTGTTGTCAGGTCAGGGAGATGGCAAAGTTAGAAAAGGAATGGATAAAGCTGTGATGGATGAAGTCAGACtcatgtctggatttctgccaagcaACGATCTGATTCTTGTTGACAGGAGCTGAGGATGTGTATTGTGGTAGTGACTAAGGGCTGTGGGTTGATAGAACATATTAACCTCCGGAGATATTATCCCCAGAGGGCCAATGCTGTACATCCACACTAAGAAGGTGTTCAGAAGTGACAAGCAGAACACCATAAAGCTACAATGAGGAGATGCTCAGAATCAGTGATTGCAGTTTATTGCCAACATATGAGGGAGGAATATCACATCAGTCATGATCCGATGGGTGATCCCTAATGGATACAGCGTCAACTGAAGAGAGTCATATTGACCAATACAATCGACTCACTTAGGTACACCCACCTTCAGGTCCAGTATTCTTTCTGCTGTGGGTTCTCTTCTCCATCTGAGTCCTTCTGTGATTGGTTTCTTGGGTGGCCTGGAGTCCATTGCTCTCCGGAGGGGTTCCCCATCTCCTGGTCTCAACCGATTTTAGTCAGGGTGTGTAATGGGTTCTTGCTCAATATATTTCACAAGCCTAGCTTTTCATCTTACTCCTAGTCTTCTGCCTTACATATTTATCTGCACTCCGGGCATTCTGCCTTATGTTCTTAAGTAAACCTGGCTTTCACGAGTTGTGTTAATGGACTGATGTACATCATCTTTCCTTTGTCAAAGGGTATTCTTACAGTACAAGATCAGTGGAGGAAAAATGGAGCAAGGGAGTTTAGTTCCGTGcagaaaaatatgattgactgactgtaagcgctcaacaaatatgattaactgactgttgtctgcactgaactaaacagtcagtcaatcgtatttgttgagcacttactgtgtgcagatcaccatactacacgcttgggagggtacaatatcacaatatgagacacattccctgaccacagtgagcttaaagtctagagggggagatgggcatgaatatagataaataaaattacagatatgtacaaaagtgctatgaggctggaaGAGggtatgaataaagagaacaagtcaggacaTTGTAGAAGTctagtggaagaaaagggaaagagatcttagtctgggaaagcctcttggaggagatatgctttcaataacgctttgaaaggggagagagtaagggAGGGCATCAAGTTGTGCATTGAAACAAGGCGGGTTAACAGATTGTAGGTCTCTGAGAGGGAGCAGGTcagattccctttcctcttcttcctctcccttctgcattgccctgattttctccttttgtcctaacccccttccagccccacagcacttatgtatatatctgtacacagattcagagaagcagcgtgacgcagtggaaaagagcacgggctttggagtcagagctcatgagttcgaatcccagctctgccacttgtcagctgtgtgactgtgggcaagtcacttaacttctctgtgcctcagttccctcatctgtaaaatggggattaagactgtgagccccacgtgggacaacctgattcccctgtgtttaccccagcgcttagaacagtgctctgcacatagtaagtgcttaacaaataccaacattattattattatcatatacacatatctgtacatctgtacatatctgaacacagaagcagcgtggctcagtggcaagagcccgggcttgggagtcataggtcatgggttcaaatcccggctctgccacttgtcagctgtgtgactgtgggcaagtcacttaacttctcggtgcctcagttacctcatctgtaaaatggggattaactgtgagcctcacgtgggacaacctgattcccctgtatctcccccagcgcttagaacagtgctctgcaccaagtaagcacttaacaaataccaacattattattattattatctgtaatttatttctactgatgtctgactcccccctctagattgtgacctcactatgggcagggaatatatctgtttattgttgtattgtactctctcaagtgcttagaacagtgttctgcacacagtaaccactcagtaaatacagttgaatgattgaatgagtgaatttgcaGGGAATGGatgtgtgggacagagagcagCTGAGGAGAGTGACATTGGGCAGAGGAATTTAAGAATTAGTGAGAGAACAATATATAAAGATGATTAGATGGACCTCATGGATAGGACCTAATTGGGACAACCAGATTGGACATTAAGTGGCAGAAGTGTGAGGCCAGGGAAATTTGACTGATAACATCAGAGCAGTGGCTGCCATTCCCACTTTTGCACGGTTTCTCCATAACTTGCCCTTCCAGTCTAGTGataaaggggaggtggggagggcagatttCTCCTTTTATGTAAAAGCTACaactccctccacagctgctgtcTTTGCCAGTCCTTGAAATGGCTCCTGGTGGTTCCCCACATCTGTATGAGTCAGCCCGAATCAGGAAATCTGGTCATTTCCATCCCAGGAGATCACAGAGGAAGGGCAAGTGGCTTCTAAGGGACTCTATGAAAGATCCACTTTGTGCATGGgagaccccattttccagaatatTCTCACCCTCCTGTCACTGTAAATCACCAGGAATGGACAGACAGATGAGAAGGCGAATGACAAAAGCTGGTGGGCTTTCACCAGCAGAGGagacttttctttcatgttgagTAAAACACTGAACATGATGGACTGGTGGCTGTAAAGGAAGACATAGACGGTGACCAAGATGATGACCCTCTTGGCTGCTCGGACCTCGGGCATCTGCTTCAGGGAGCGGCCAGGCCTGTGGAGGTATCGGACCTGCTGGTGGTGACTGTGTAGGACAATgaccatgtagccgctggccacACTCATGATCACTACAAATATCGGATCACGGCCAGAAAGGAAAATAGCATTTACCAGGGTAACCTCCATACTAAGAATGATTGCTGAACAATAATTAAGATCATATGTAATGTGAACGGTGGTGCTATTCTGTGGGCCAGCTGCGTACATCAGTATATTAATGTCAATGAGCAAACTGAGGActcagaagaagagaaaagaggggataACACACTCGCATAATTTAGATTTgactcctgcccaccaggaggtgcCACGACTGATAGTGATagcctggaagacgctcaggaggcaggtggtgcagatgcaaGACCCCGGGATACCCGGTAAATGTATAAGATGACTTTACATCCAGTCCCATCCAagaaatttctctctc is a window from the Ornithorhynchus anatinus isolate Pmale09 chromosome 15, mOrnAna1.pri.v4, whole genome shotgun sequence genome containing:
- the ORNANAV1R3196 gene encoding LOW QUALITY PROTEIN: vomeronasal 1 receptor ornAnaV1R3196 (The sequence of the model RefSeq protein was modified relative to this genomic sequence to represent the inferred CDS: inserted 2 bases in 2 codons; substituted 2 bases at 2 genomic stop codons), translating into MDICDISFGSVLLLQTSTGASVNVFLLLFYNHMISFGHXISSSDLNYPHLALANTIXFFTYGISETITAWGERNFLDGTGCKVILYIYRVSRGLXICTTCLLSVFQAITISRGTSWWAGVKSKLCECVIPSFLFFXVLSLLIDINILMYAAGPQNSTTVHITYDLNYCSAIILSMEVTLVNAIFLSGRDPIFVVIMSVASGYMVIVLHSHHQQVRYLHRPGRSLKQMPEVRAAKRVIILVTVYVFLYSHQSIMFSVLLNMKEKSPLLVKAHQLLSFAFSSVCPFLVIYSDRRVRIFWKMGSPMHKVDLS